A segment of the Vibrio parahaemolyticus genome:
GCTTCGGCATATTCAGCACTAAAATATCCGATTGATGAATCACGCCGCCGAAAGCATGATCAGAGCATGCTGTTACCACACAACCTTGCCCAGGACCGACTAAATTACCCTGCCCACGGACTTCGAATTCCGCTTGACCTTTCAGCCCAATCACGATCTGCGTGTAAGCATGATCATGGCAATCCATATAAGATGGCAATGTGATCAGTTCTGCTGGTTTTGGCAGCATACTTTCTTTATATGGTGGGGCTTTCGGGTTATCTGAGTCACTCATTTCACACGGTCATCTTAAGCGTTCGGCTTACATCGAGGCATGATATACCTTCTCGGTTGCCTTGCAAATCTCCACGGAGCCAATCGCGCAAGATCAAACCAACAAGATCAACCCCAACCACATGATCATAGTTCCGGAACGATGATCATGCGAGATTAACTTACGGTCAATGTACAACCAACTTTCTTAACAAAAACGGGCAGATAGAAAAGGCAGGCATTGGCAACAGGCTAAGCTCTTAAAGATCTTCACTACAAAAGTCTCGTATTTTTCTATGTATTCCTACCGCGAATGGCTAAAAACGCATTAATCGATTGAATATAAACCACATAGAGGGATTTCCCCCCTTACTAATATGCCCCTGATTCAATACATTAGACCTCGAGCTCTAGGATGCATACGACCCTGAGCTCTCGGTATCTGATTGATACCTCTAACTTACTTAGCAGACCCTCGCTATGTAATTTAGAACCTCTTCTACACGTCGACAAGATTATATCTTGTGTTGCCAGCCCGTCTTCAGGCTGGCTTTTTTTTGTATCTCAAAAATGAAAACAATGGCATAAGCTGATATTATATCGGCCATCTCACCGTATCCTTACGTCAATCACCACGCTGAGTACTCTTGATCCATTTTTCTCCGCTCCCAGTGTCATCTGGTGCTATTTACCGAAAGCATGATCAAGGAATAACACCGCGTAGATGACGAAAGAATCCATGAAGTGAGCATACTGACCTGCATAAAGCAGGCAATGTATCCAAGTCATGTCTGAATGCTGGTGTAAACACAGCTTATGGAGAGATGGCTTGGGGCTAAATAGCAGTAGTGAGTCCTCTTGTGAATATTCCAGTCAATACCATAGAACAGTCGCTCCTCCGACAGCTACCGGGTTGTTGGGGATGCAAAGATAAAGATTCGGTATTCCGTTATGTGAATCAGGAATACGCCGAATTATTGGGCCTTGCCTCACCAGAAGAGTGCATTGGTAAAACTGACTTCGAGATGTCGAGCCCAACCACTGAATGCGCACAAGAATTTCAACGCCAAGATAAACATGTGATCGAAACGGGCGAATCGTTGAAGATCCTTGATATTCATCCTTACCCTGACGGGCGTTGGCGCGCACATATTTTCACGAAAACCCCTTGGCGAGATGAACAAGGCAACATCCTCGGCACCATTTTTTATGGCCGAGAGTTAACCGACACCGCCGTGATTGAAGTGGGCTACTGGGTGTGTCGAGCCATCGGTACAGACTTAAACCATCAATCCATTTTCCGTTTTTCGAATCTGAACCCGAAGCCAGAAAAGCTCACATGCCGTGAGCAAGAAACGCTATTTTTACTGCTTTACGGCAAAAAACCTCAGTTTATTTCTCAAGTGATGGGCATCTCCACAAAAACGGTAGAAGGGCACGTCGCACGTCTAAGAAACAAGTTTGAAGCGAATAGTAAGAACGAGCTGATCGATAAAGCAATGGAGGCAGGCTATGGCTCTGTTGTACCCAAAACGCTGCTTAAACATCAGCTTTCTGTTGTTTTGAATGGAGAGCGCTAACGCCACGCCGCTTTATCTTTATAAACACAAACACCGCCTTAAAGGCGGTGTTTTGTTAGGCGTTAAGTAAGATGCCCTATGGCGCGAGACGGTCGATATCCCATTCGCCATCTTGTTGAGAGAATAGGAAACGGTCATGCAGACGATGCTCACCGCCTTGCCAAAACTCAATGCTTTGCGGTTTAACTCTAAAGCCGCCCCAAAATGTTGGCATTGGAATTTCACCTTTGGCAAATTTCTGTTTGAGCTCAAGGAACTTACCTTCCAGCACTCCACGAGCAGAAATACGGCTACTTTGCTTACTCGCAATGGCCGCCAACTGGCTATCTTTAGGGCGAGAAGTAAAATACTTCATGTTTTCCATCGCAGTCAGCTTTTCAGCCACACCAGTAATGTGAACTTGGCGCTCTAATGGATGCCAAGGGAAATGCAGGCTGATGTTGCTGTTATGCTCAAGGTGCTGCGCTTTGCGACTACCTAAGTTGGTGTAAAACACGAAGCCATCTTTATCGACGTTTTTCAATAAAACGATTCGTTGAAATGGCATGCCGTTTTCATCCACGGTCGCCACTGTCATCGCAGTAGGATCCGTCAACCCCGCCTTAATCGCTTGCTCCAACCAAAGGTTGAATTGATCAATTGGATCAGCTTTCAAATCTTTACGACGTAGGCCACCTTTCGTGTACTCACGACGAATATCAGCAAGTTCCATCTTTACTCCTTCACTCGTTTTTTGTCGATTGTGCTCCCGAAGCTACTGAAATACAAGGACAGCAAACATAGATGTTGAAAAACCGATGGTAACCTCTAGGTTCAGGCAAAAAGCGAGGCGCGGCAACACTTCTAACGAGACCAAAGACCAACTGCAGGGCAAGTTTTTCCACCCAAATAATGAGAATGAAGCGACGAGAAGTAACGTGAAGTCATCCCAAAATAACTTCGCTTCGTTTGCTCTCTAACGGGACAAGATTGACTATTTAACCTCAAGTGAGCACAAACTGACCGCTATGTTACGCAACAAACCAATCGCTTACTTGGCAAACAACCGTTACGTATTTATTAGTACGGAATACTACTTCTAAAATGCAGTTCGATTCCTAGTTAACGTTACCGCTCACAGCATCGTTTAATACCTTTTGATAACATGGCATTAAAAACTCCGGTGAGCTAATTGTGAACTTACTCAATCCCAAAGCCCTGCGCCATTTTCTATTGCTGTTGTTTGTTATCGGCATTCTAGGGCTTGCTCTTACGCATCACTACGCAACTCGCTATCAACACGATCAATGGCAACAAAAACTCAAAAGCCAAGCGGCTCAAGTCTCACAAGAAGTCGACTACGAACTGGCGAAGTTTGAGCAAATTCCCAATTTGCTTAGCCATGACCCACGCTTGCTTGAAGCCGTTGAGAAAGGTGCACCGTCGACAGAACTGAACTTATTGTTGGCGCAATGGCTGAAGCAAAGTTTGGCCGATACCATTTATGTCCATGATAAAACAGGCTTGGTTATCGCTTCGAGTAACTATCAACAGGCGGATACGTTTGTCGGTTCGAGTTTTAGTTATCGCCCTTACTTTAAAAATGCCCGTCGTGGTGAGCCAGCCCAATACGTGGGGTTAGGAGTACGCTCTAACAAACGGGGTTACTTCTTTTCCTCTCCACTATGGTTGAACGGCGATGTCATCGGCGTCATCACGGTAAAAGTGAATTTGGAGCAGTTGGAACAGCGCCTTGCACAAAGTGGCGCAGACGTTTTGGTGACCGACAAACACAACGTAGTGTTTATGAGCAACCTACCCGATTGGCGCTATCGCGCGCTGTTTCCACTCTCACCAACGGCCATCAATGAACTGACTGAAACTCGCCAATACGGTGACACGTTGCCCGAATATTACGGCGAACTTACCGCGCAAAGTGACGAAAGTGAGTTTGCGGATAACCAATTATTGCTGTCACCAAACTACCTCGCGTACGCGACACATTTGTTGGATAAAGGTTTTCGCGTTGTAGCGTTAATCAATCACCACACCGTACTGACGGCAGTATTGCAAGCAGATGTAGTCTATTTGATTTTATACGCGCTGATTGCCCTGATCGCATTGGCATGGTTTCAGATGCTGGTAAACAAGGCACGTCTTGCCAATCTCAATGTGAGCTTGGAAGAAAAAGTCATGCAACACACGGTTGTACTAAGTGAAGCAAACCACAAGTTGCAGCAAACGGTTCGTCAGTATGAACAAAGCCAGCAAGAGTTAAGACAAACTCAGCAAGAGCTGACTCAAGCCGCCAAACTTGCTTTGCTGGGAGAGTTGTCTGCCAGTATCAACCACGAGATAAACCAACCACTTGCCGCGCTGAGAACTTACACCGAAAACTCCCAGCGCTTGTTGTCGATGGAACGCTACCCGATGGTCGCAGACAACTTAAACAAGATGCTCTCGCTAAACGAGACTATTGCCGAGGTCATTGCTAGGCTAAAAGTCTTCACCCGTAAAACTTCTCATGAACCTCATAATGAAGTGTCGATACTCCACGATGCGGTGCACAATGCCACCAGCATATTGAGCAATAAGTTGATCAAGCAAGGCGTCACACTCAAAGTACCGACGATCGACCACGAGGTAAGGCTCGCCATTCACAGCGTTGAACTAGAACAAGTGCTCATCAATCTGTTCCACAACGCTGCGCAAGCGATGGATGGCTATTGTATTGATCCACAAATTTCCATCGCGATTCAATGCCACGATTCGAGCTGCGATATTCTGGTGTCAGATAACGGCCCGGGGATGTCTGACGAGGCATTGGCGAAAATCTTTGACCCGTTTTTTACCACCAAACCAGAAGGGCTCGGACTGGGTTTGACCATTTCAAAACGTATTTTAGAAAGCTATCACGGAGCACTAAGCGCCTATAACCACCAAGGGACGCAATCGGGTAAGTCAGGCGGCATGACCTTTGTTGTCACCGTTCCGATGGCAAACACCAGAACCACCAAACCAGCAACGGAAAACGACCATGCATAACGCAGTTATCTTTGTTGATGACGAACCACACATTCGTGATGCCGTTTCACAAGCACTACTTATCGAGGGCATTGAAGTCACTTGCTTTCCCAATGCCGTTGAAGCACTCAGAGTTATCGATGCCAATTCTCCAGCAATCATCATTACGGATATTCACATGCCGGTCATGGATGGCTTAGAGTTTATGCGTACGCTGCTGAGCAAAAATCACCACTTTCAATTCATCGTTCTAACTGGGCATGGCGACGTTAAAACGGCGGTCGAAGCGATGAAAAGCGGCGCGTACGACTTTCTGGAAAAACCATTTTCAACCGATCAACTGATGAAATCACTGAACAACGCCAGCGATAAGCTGAACTTGTTGCAAGAAAACATCTGGCTAAAGAAAGAGCTCGACATGCAAACCCATGTCGGCCCAAAAATGATTGGTCACAGTAAAGTCATGGTGAGTATTCGCCGAGCCTTAATCAGCGCACCGACGAACCAACCTCTGATTTTCGTGGGACAAGACGGCACTGGTCGCCGATTAGCTGCGCAATTTGCTCACGATATTCACGCCACACCAGACAGCGAGCTGATTGCCGCCTCAGGTGAAGACCTTTACGAACTGTCGCTAGATGCACTCGACAAAGCCATTGACCACCTGACGGAAGACTCAAATCGTTGCAGTTTGTACCTGCACAGCGCAGAACATATCTCGCTCGCACAGTGGCAATGCCTGTTTAACCACCCGAAATTGGAGCGCGTATTTGGTGCGACGACCAAGGTTGATGCCGATGTTAAAGCGTTCGCAACGCTCATCCACTTACCAACGCTGGATGAACGCAAAGAAGATATTGGCCCACTTTACAAACACTTCGTACGTCATGCAGCAAGCCGTTATCAGCTGCAACCACCGCACATCAGTTTGGACGAAGTACGCCGAATTACAGAGCTTTCTTGGCCAGAAAACGTTAAACAACTGCGCCAATTTGCGGAGCTGCGCGCTCTCAAACCTGAGACTTTTCGCATGGAAGATTGGGACAGTGAAAAGAGCATCGAAATTCAGAGCATGACTCAACGCACAGAACACTTTGAATATTGTCTGTTATTTGATGCATTGCAGCGACACAGAGGCAGACTTAAAGAGGTTCAACTAGAATTACAGGTGTCACGCAAGACCTTGTACGACAAACTAAAAAAACATCAGTTGGACAAATCGAAGTTTAAGGCTCAGTAGCAATACCTCAAAATCTATTTAGCCTTTCAGCAAGAACGGGCTGAAGCCTGACGGTTAACCAGAGCGAATGTCCTCTGTTACTTATTTTTATTATCCGGAATGCTGACATGATCGGGTAATAATAATAAGATCAAAAAGATAATCCGTATTTATATAAGCAGAGAATGTGATGAGCCGAGACAACTACAACAAACTCAGCAATGATGAGCTGGATTTTGTCGATGACAAAACTGCCGCACTGCTTCTCAACACCCCAAATAGTGCCCGACTAATGTTGTGGGTTATGGTGTTGTTTTTTGTTGCAGCCATTGGTTGGGCATCGTGGGCACAGATCGACCAAGTCACCGTCGGTCAAGGTAAAGTAATTCCCTCTTCTCAAATCCAAGTAGTTCAAAACTTGGAAGGTGGTCTCGTCAAAGAAATTCTGGTGAAGGAAGGCCAACTGGTGAAAAAAGGCCAGCAACTTCTGTTGATCGACGATACTCGTTTTCGCTCGGACTACCGCGAACGTGAACAACAAGTTGCCAACCTGACCGCCTCGGTATTACAACTTTCTGCTTCTATCAACAGCGTTGCCGTCAATCGCGATTTTAATATTCAAGATTGGGAAAAAAGCGTCGTTCTCGATTACGGCAAACTGACTTTCCCACCGGTATTGGAAGAGACGCAGCCACAATTAACTCAGCGTCAAAAAGCAGAATACCGCGAAGATTTGGATAACCTACGCAACCAACTGTCGGTGATCGATCAACAAGTTGAGCAAAAACAGCAAGACTTGGTCGAGATTGAAGCGCGAGTGCGCAACTTACGCCAAAGCTACCAATACGCGAAGAAAGAACTGGATATCACCCAACCGTTGGCGGATGAAGGCGTTGTTCCACGCATTGAGCTACTCAAATTGCAGCGCCAAGTGAACGACACTCGCCGTGAAATGACATCTAGCGAACTGAAAATCCCAGTGATCAAATCCGCCATCAAAGAATCCATGCTCAATCGCATTGATGTGGCGTTGAAGTTCCGTTCCGAACAACAAGAGAAACTCAATAATGCTCAAGACCAACTGTCTGCATTAGTTGAATCGGCAGTTGGCTTGGAAGACCGCGTAAACCGCACGGTGGTTGTCTCTCCGGTGACAGGCAAAATCAAAACGCTGAACGTCAACACCGTTGGCGGCGTTATCCAACCGGGTATGGACATCGTTGAAATCGTACCAACCGAAGACACCTTGTTAGTTGAGGCGAAAATCGCCCCGAAAGACATCGCTTTTCTACGCCCGAACCTAAATGCCATCGTAAAATTCACCGCGTATGACTTTACAAAATACGGCGGCTTAGTGGGTGAACTGGAGCACATCAGTGCAGATACCACCCAAGACGAGGAAGGCAACAGTTTCTACATCGTGCGTGTGCGCACAGAAAAAACCAGCTTTGGTCAGGATGCCGATTTACCAATCATTCCAGGAATGACAGCATCGGTCGATATCATCACAGGGAAGCGAACCGTTTTGGAGTATCTGCTTAAGCCGATCTTAAGCGCCAAAACCAACGCCTTGAAGGAGTAACTGATACAAAGGCACTCACAATGTGCAGTTAAGCTCGATAAGTGGTTAAATAAAAAGCACTTATTTCTCACCAACGAGCCCATTGGAAGAGTACACTTGTGATGTGAGTCGAATATGCGATCCAATTTGAAGCGTAAAGTTACATTATTAATCAGTTTAAGTTGTTTTTCGTTCCAAATTGGTGCGTTAAGCACAAAAGAACAACGATGGGTCGATGCGGTCACAGCGGTGTATGGCGAACGCGCCGGATTGCGCGTAAATACATGGCGACAGAACATCGACCTTTTTAAACAATTGGAGACTCATGAACAGCTCGTGGGCGTTAACGATTTTTTCAACCAACTCTATTTCGTTGACGACATAAAACTGTGGGGAAAGACAGACTATTGGGCTACGCCACTCGAATTTTTAGGGAGCAACGGCGGCGATTGTGAGGATTTTACCATCGCTAAGTACTTCTCGTTACTCGAGCTAGGAATACCAGATTCAAAGATGCGTTTGATCTACGTAAAAGCCATCGAACTGAATCAGTTTCACATGGTATTAGCCTACTACCCGACCCCAAGTTCTGAGCCGCTCATCCTCGACAATATCAATCCAGAAATTGTCCGAGCCTCTAAACGTAGCGATTTGCTACCGATATACAGTTTTAATGGTACAAACCTGTGGTTGATGAAGTCCTCTGCTGGCACTGGAGAGCTGGCGGGGAAAGCATCACGTTTGAGCCTTTGGAATGACTTACGCTCGCGCGAACGTAAGTTGCAGTTAAATAAACCTAAAATTAACTATGACGAGTGAGAAACATGACCCTATATAAGAAGCTTGTAGTGGGAATGGTTACGGTCTTTATACTCTTGATGGCATCAGTATTCGTAATCGAATTCAATACTACTCGAACGAGCTTGGAACAACAGCAACGTTCAGAGGTCAACAACACCATCAACACCGTGGGTTTGGCGTTAGCACCTTACCTAAAAGATAAAGACAAGGTTGCCGTTGAATCGGTAATCAATGCATTATTTGACGGCAGTACCTACTCAGTGGTGCGTCTCACCGCGTTAGATTCTGATTACCAGATCGTACGATCTTACCCAGTAAAACCAAGCACCGTTCCGCAATGGTTTATCGACATGAATCTGTTCAAAGCGATTCACGATAAACGCGTGGTCACCAGTGGTTGGATGCAACTGGCCGAAGTCGAAATCATCAGCCACCCAGGCGCGGCGTATGAACAGCTATGGCAAGGTTTTATCCGTTTGCTATCTGCGTTTAGCGTCATCTTCCTAGCCGGATTGATTGCGATTTCTTACATTCTGCGTCGTTCTCTAAAACCACTGGCTGCTATCGTGAAGAAAATGCACGACATCGCAAACAACCAGTTTGGTGAGCCACTCACTCGCCCTAAAACCAAAGACCTGATCGCGGTCGTGGATGGCATCAACATGATGTCGGCACAGATTGAGTTGTCATTTAAAGAACAGGCCAAAGAAGCACAACGTCTACGTGCTCAAGCATACCTAGATCCTATCTCCAAACTAGGTAACCGCTCGTTCTACATCAACCAAGTTGACCAATGGTTGGCAGAACAAACGCAAGGGGGTATCGCGCTACTCCATGCAGAATATATTGGCGACATTTACGAGACAAAAGACTACCAACGCGCTGATGCCCACGTGAAAGAGTTGTCTCAACGTCTGAAAAACACCATTGATGTTCCGGGAGCCACCATTGCTCGTCTTTCTAGTGATGAATTCGGTCTGCTTTTCCCGCACATGGATGAGAGCGAACTGCGCATTCTCGCGGACAGCATCGTCAACTGTGTCAATGGCCTAAACACTGATCCAACTGGCTTAGCAAAACCAAAAGCCTCGCTTGGTGTGGCACACAGCAAAGATCAGAAAACGCGTTCTGAAGTTCTATCTATGGTGGATAACGCACTATCGAAAGCCAAAGCACAGCCAGACAAACCATACGGCTTCATTGGTAGCGATACGCCATCTAACTTGATGGGTAAACAGCAATGGAAAGCGTTGGTTGAAGAAGCAATCCACAGCGATTGGGTGAAATTCCGCTTCCAAGCTGCGAAGAATACTTGGGGCAAAGTGTTCCATAACGAAGTGTTCTCAAGCATCGAAAAAGATGGCGAGACTTACCGTGCTAACCAATACTTATTTGCATTGGAACAGTTGGATGCAACCAACATCTTCGACCAATACGTGATTGAGTCGATGATTAAGATGCTAGAAAGCGGCGAGCTTAACGATCCAGTCGCGATTAACATCGCACAAAGCAGCTTGTCTCAGCCATCGTTCATTCGCTGGACAACCAACATGTTGGAGAAACACTCGAAAGTGGCGTCTAAACTTCACTTTGAGATTCCTGAAGAGTGCTTCATCGATCATCCGCACCATACCGCACTGCTTTGTAACGCAATTCGTCAGTCTGGTGCTGAGTTTGGTGTCGATAACTATGGTCGTAACTTCCAGTCGCTGGAATACATCCAAGAGTTCCGTCCGAACTACGTGAAGCTGGATTACTTGTTCACACACAACTTACACGACGAAAAACAGAAGTTCACACTCACGTCGATCTCTCGTACCGCTCACAACTTGGGCATTACTACGATTGCATCGCGTATTGAAACTCAGATCCAATTGGATTTCCTCACCGAGCACTTCGTAGAGGTATTCCAAGGATTCATCGTCGACAAGGAATAATAAGGTTCACCAACGATGAAAGACCCTTTACTGAATTCGCTCATCTACGTTAGCCGTTACTATGGGTTAGCCAACTCGCCGGAAGCACTTGTGAATGGGCTTCCGCTGTCAGATGGTAAATTGACCCCGTTCCTGCTACCAAGAGCGGCGGAAAGGGCCGGATTGGTTGCCAAGGAAAACCGTGCAGAGCTGGAGAAAATCTCCAGCCTGATTCTGCCGGCAATCTTAGTTCTTAAAGGTGGTGACTCTTGCGTTCTCAATAGCATCAATATGGAGACACGCGAAGCAGAAGTCACAACCTTAGAAAGTGGAATGGTGCCAATCTCCATTCCATTAGAAGACCTACTTGAGCAGTACACTGGTCGCTACTTTTTAGTTAAAAAGCAATTCCGTTTCGATGAGCGCTCTCCCGAAGTGCTCAAAACCAAAGAAGGTCACTGGTTCTGGTCAACCTTGTGGCAATCTAAACGCATCTACCGCGATGTGCTTATCGCTTCTCTTTTGATCAACATCTTCGCCATTGCCGCACCAATGTTCACTCGTTTGGTGTACGACAAAGTGGTGCCAAACCTCGCGTTTGAAACCTTATGGGTGTTGGCAAGCGGTATCTTCGTCGTGTTCATTTTCGACTTTTCTCTCAAGTCACTTCGTAACTACTTCATCGATGTGGCGGGTAAAAAGTCGGATATTCTGATCTCCTCTAAACTGTTTAGCAAAGTAATGGGGATTCGAATGGAATCCAAACCGCCGTCAGTGGGTGCATTTGCACGTCACTTGCAGGAGTTTGAATCCATCCGCGAATTCTTCACTTCCGCTACCGTCAGCGCGTTGATCGACCTACCATTTGCGATTCTGTTTTTAATCATCATTTGGTTGATGGCGGGCAATTTGGTATTTGTGCCGATGGTAGGTGTTCTCATTCTGATCATCCACTCACTGCTCATCCAAGGCCCTCTACGCCGTTCTATCGAGGAAGGCTCACGTCTGGCTTCTCAAAAATACGCCAACCTGATTGAGAGCTTGGCAGGCTTAGAAACGGTGAAAATGTTGAGTGCTCAAAGCCAGTTCCAATACCGCTGGGAAGAAGCGGTAGCGCACATGGCAAACTGGAACATCAAGAGCCGTCGCATTACCGACAGCATCCAAAACGCAGCGGGTTTCGTGCAGCAAAGTAGTAACGTCGGAATGATCATCTTAGGCGTTTACTTGATTGCAGAAGGTGACTTAACCATGGGTGGTTTGATTGCCGCAACCATGCTAAGTGGTCGTGCGATTGGGCCTTTGGTTCAGCTATCGCTACTTTCAACGCGTTATAACCAAGCCAAATCGTCGATGACCATCATCAATCAAGTGATGGAAATGCCGGACGAGCAAGAAGAAGGCAAACGCTACATTCACCGCCCTATTGTACAAGGTAAGATTGAGCTAGAACGCGTTACCTTCCACTACCCAGACTCACCAGTCGCGTCAATTCGAGATTTGAGTTTGACGATTAATCCTGGCGAGAAAGTGGCGATTATCGGCCGTATCGGCTCGGGTAAAACCACGTTAGAGCGTCTCATCATGGGCTTATACCAACCGACAGAAGGTCATGTTCGCATTGATGACACCGACATCGCGCAGCTTCATCATGTCGATATTCGCCGCAATATCGGGTGTGTGGCGCAAGATTCCAATCTGTTCTTTGGCTCCATCCGCGACAACATCACGCTAGGCCGTCCATTAACCGATGACCGTGACGTGATGGATGCAGCCAATCGTGCGGGTGTGACCGCCTTTACGCAATCGGACCCAGCAGGTTTGGAGCGTCAGGTTGGTGAAGGGGGCGCAATGCTTTCTGGCGGTCAACGTCAGGCGGTGACGATTGCTCGCGCGTTCCTTGGCCGTCCTCCGGTACTCTTGATGGATGAGCCAACCAGTGCAATGGACAACCGCTCAGAAATGCACATCAAGCATCAATTGGCGCAGTTAAAACCGAGCGAAACGCTGATTTTGATTACACACAAAACGTCGATGCTCGATATCGTAGATCGCGTGATTGTAATGGAGAAAGGCAGCGTAATTGCAGACGGTCCAAAATCTCAAGTGCTGAACGACTTGAAGCAAGGTAAGGTTAGAGCAGTTAGCTAATCTCTGAAATCAAGAAAGCCATTATTGAAATACAAAGCCCCGTTGAATCGAATGTTTCACGGGGCTTATTTGATCGGCAAACCAAGATAGTTCAGCTCTTCAAGCACAACCCAAATAAGCACGAACCCCACGATCACCACCAGCATCATGATCGCCTTTTCATCTTCTTCCATACGCCCGCGCCTCTCCTACCAACTTCTTTCAACCACTACTAGGTTAGCAGGACGAAGGTCATATTCATCAAATTTATGACGCGCTTCACTTGGCGTAATTTTGGATATGGGATGAAGCTCAAACATTGAGCACATGAAAGAGACGTCGACTCTAGTTGAATATTAGGTATGGTAACGAAATACTACCCATCGCAGTCTTTCATTATGCTATTTCAGTAACATGTAAGGCGTTTTAATGCTGATACAGGGTAAACAGAGTAGAAAAATTGTGATTACTTACAGCAGAAAATCAGCTATAAAAGCCGCTTTCTAAATATCGTCGAGTTGAAGAAATGAATGATTGGATCCAATTAGAACAAGTGAGCCAGTATTTCACTACAGGCTCCCTCGGTTACAAAGTGTTGATGGGCATTTTTGTCCTGATCGCTTATCGTATCCTGAAGAGAATCGTCAATCGAGCCATCTTAAACTTAGCAACCTCAAAGGGCGTAAAAAAGGCCCGCCTGAGTTTTATTCAGCGCTGTTTCAATGTCGCGCTGCTGTTTTTGACCGCCTCTGTTTTTGCCATTATCACCGGTATAGGCTATGGCGATGTGTCATTGTTCCTATCGTCCATTTTCGCCGTATTGGGTGTGGCGTTTATCGCGCAGTGGTCAATTCTGAGCAATATCACCGCCAGCTTTTTGATCTTTTTTGTCTTCCCATACCGAGTGGGCGATCGTATTAAAG
Coding sequences within it:
- a CDS encoding HlyD family type I secretion periplasmic adaptor subunit; translated protein: MSRDNYNKLSNDELDFVDDKTAALLLNTPNSARLMLWVMVLFFVAAIGWASWAQIDQVTVGQGKVIPSSQIQVVQNLEGGLVKEILVKEGQLVKKGQQLLLIDDTRFRSDYREREQQVANLTASVLQLSASINSVAVNRDFNIQDWEKSVVLDYGKLTFPPVLEETQPQLTQRQKAEYREDLDNLRNQLSVIDQQVEQKQQDLVEIEARVRNLRQSYQYAKKELDITQPLADEGVVPRIELLKLQRQVNDTRREMTSSELKIPVIKSAIKESMLNRIDVALKFRSEQQEKLNNAQDQLSALVESAVGLEDRVNRTVVVSPVTGKIKTLNVNTVGGVIQPGMDIVEIVPTEDTLLVEAKIAPKDIAFLRPNLNAIVKFTAYDFTKYGGLVGELEHISADTTQDEEGNSFYIVRVRTEKTSFGQDADLPIIPGMTASVDIITGKRTVLEYLLKPILSAKTNALKE
- a CDS encoding sensor histidine kinase → MNLLNPKALRHFLLLLFVIGILGLALTHHYATRYQHDQWQQKLKSQAAQVSQEVDYELAKFEQIPNLLSHDPRLLEAVEKGAPSTELNLLLAQWLKQSLADTIYVHDKTGLVIASSNYQQADTFVGSSFSYRPYFKNARRGEPAQYVGLGVRSNKRGYFFSSPLWLNGDVIGVITVKVNLEQLEQRLAQSGADVLVTDKHNVVFMSNLPDWRYRALFPLSPTAINELTETRQYGDTLPEYYGELTAQSDESEFADNQLLLSPNYLAYATHLLDKGFRVVALINHHTVLTAVLQADVVYLILYALIALIALAWFQMLVNKARLANLNVSLEEKVMQHTVVLSEANHKLQQTVRQYEQSQQELRQTQQELTQAAKLALLGELSASINHEINQPLAALRTYTENSQRLLSMERYPMVADNLNKMLSLNETIAEVIARLKVFTRKTSHEPHNEVSILHDAVHNATSILSNKLIKQGVTLKVPTIDHEVRLAIHSVELEQVLINLFHNAAQAMDGYCIDPQISIAIQCHDSSCDILVSDNGPGMSDEALAKIFDPFFTTKPEGLGLGLTISKRILESYHGALSAYNHQGTQSGKSGGMTFVVTVPMANTRTTKPATENDHA
- a CDS encoding transglutaminase-like cysteine peptidase, whose product is MRSNLKRKVTLLISLSCFSFQIGALSTKEQRWVDAVTAVYGERAGLRVNTWRQNIDLFKQLETHEQLVGVNDFFNQLYFVDDIKLWGKTDYWATPLEFLGSNGGDCEDFTIAKYFSLLELGIPDSKMRLIYVKAIELNQFHMVLAYYPTPSSEPLILDNINPEIVRASKRSDLLPIYSFNGTNLWLMKSSAGTGELAGKASRLSLWNDLRSRERKLQLNKPKINYDE
- the pdxH gene encoding pyridoxamine 5'-phosphate oxidase encodes the protein MELADIRREYTKGGLRRKDLKADPIDQFNLWLEQAIKAGLTDPTAMTVATVDENGMPFQRIVLLKNVDKDGFVFYTNLGSRKAQHLEHNSNISLHFPWHPLERQVHITGVAEKLTAMENMKYFTSRPKDSQLAAIASKQSSRISARGVLEGKFLELKQKFAKGEIPMPTFWGGFRVKPQSIEFWQGGEHRLHDRFLFSQQDGEWDIDRLAP
- a CDS encoding sigma-54-dependent transcriptional regulator gives rise to the protein MHNAVIFVDDEPHIRDAVSQALLIEGIEVTCFPNAVEALRVIDANSPAIIITDIHMPVMDGLEFMRTLLSKNHHFQFIVLTGHGDVKTAVEAMKSGAYDFLEKPFSTDQLMKSLNNASDKLNLLQENIWLKKELDMQTHVGPKMIGHSKVMVSIRRALISAPTNQPLIFVGQDGTGRRLAAQFAHDIHATPDSELIAASGEDLYELSLDALDKAIDHLTEDSNRCSLYLHSAEHISLAQWQCLFNHPKLERVFGATTKVDADVKAFATLIHLPTLDERKEDIGPLYKHFVRHAASRYQLQPPHISLDEVRRITELSWPENVKQLRQFAELRALKPETFRMEDWDSEKSIEIQSMTQRTEHFEYCLLFDALQRHRGRLKEVQLELQVSRKTLYDKLKKHQLDKSKFKAQ
- a CDS encoding helix-turn-helix transcriptional regulator — protein: MNIPVNTIEQSLLRQLPGCWGCKDKDSVFRYVNQEYAELLGLASPEECIGKTDFEMSSPTTECAQEFQRQDKHVIETGESLKILDIHPYPDGRWRAHIFTKTPWRDEQGNILGTIFYGRELTDTAVIEVGYWVCRAIGTDLNHQSIFRFSNLNPKPEKLTCREQETLFLLLYGKKPQFISQVMGISTKTVEGHVARLRNKFEANSKNELIDKAMEAGYGSVVPKTLLKHQLSVVLNGER